In a single window of the Methanobacterium formicicum DSM 3637 genome:
- the dapB gene encoding 4-hydroxy-tetrahydrodipicolinate reductase: MINVAVTGAGGRMGSMIINTILQQDDMQVVAAIEAPNTPLEGKDVGEVMGIGPINVPIVGAEKLRETLNAKKPDVLVDFTIAAAAVGTIKTTAESGVNLVVGTTGFTEEQMKSNQSAIETNQVGAVISPNMAVGVNVFFKVVEELASILTDYDVEIIEAHHKHKKDAPSGTAVKAAELIAGALNRNLDEVGVYGREGMVGERTPEEIGIHAVRGGDIVGDHTVLFAGDGERLEIVHRAGTRQAFVNGVIKAIRYVVTAEKGKISNMDDVLGL; the protein is encoded by the coding sequence ATGATAAATGTGGCAGTAACCGGTGCCGGTGGAAGAATGGGGTCCATGATCATCAACACTATCCTCCAACAGGATGATATGCAGGTTGTGGCAGCCATTGAAGCCCCTAACACTCCCCTGGAGGGGAAAGATGTTGGGGAAGTCATGGGAATTGGACCAATTAACGTACCCATAGTGGGTGCAGAAAAGCTTAGAGAAACACTGAATGCGAAAAAACCAGACGTACTGGTGGATTTCACCATTGCAGCAGCAGCAGTTGGCACCATAAAAACCACTGCAGAATCTGGTGTTAATCTGGTGGTGGGAACAACCGGTTTCACCGAGGAACAGATGAAATCAAACCAGTCCGCCATAGAAACCAATCAAGTAGGGGCAGTTATATCCCCTAACATGGCAGTGGGAGTGAATGTTTTCTTTAAGGTAGTGGAAGAGTTGGCATCCATCCTAACCGATTACGATGTGGAGATCATCGAAGCACACCACAAGCACAAAAAAGACGCACCATCTGGAACTGCAGTCAAAGCCGCCGAACTTATAGCCGGAGCTCTAAACCGTAACCTGGATGAAGTGGGTGTTTACGGCAGGGAAGGGATGGTTGGTGAGCGAACACCTGAAGAAATCGGGATCCACGCAGTTCGCGGTGGAGACATTGTGGGAGACCACACAGTTCTATTCGCCGGGGATGGAGAACGGTTGGAAATCGTACACCGTGCCGGTACCAGGCAGGCATTTGTCAATGGTGTAATTAAGGCCATTCGATACGTGGTGACAGCTGAAAAGGGTAAGATAAGTAATATGGATGACGTTCTGGGATTATGA
- the dapA gene encoding 4-hydroxy-tetrahydrodipicolinate synthase: MKLEGTTVAMVTPFTRDDKVDEEGMRENMNYLLERGVNGLLAAGTTGESATITHQEQKKMMEILVDEVKGKAAAVAGAGSNSSKEALDLVKYAEDIGADYALVITPYYNKPQQHGLYEHYKMLSESVDIPMIVYNVPSRTGTDIDVETIGQVAQLDNIVAIKEANPDLDKVSQTIHKLKSLDVDDFLILSGNDNLTLPMISQGCNGVISVVGNVDPARMSEMVKKAIEGDFQRAKDLHYELYDLMKVLFIESNPVPAKEALNMMGRPAGHVRMPLVPLREESQEKLRKVLLDLQLI; encoded by the coding sequence ATGAAATTGGAAGGTACCACAGTTGCTATGGTAACCCCATTCACCCGCGATGATAAAGTGGATGAAGAGGGAATGAGGGAGAACATGAATTATCTCCTAGAACGAGGTGTAAATGGCCTACTGGCCGCCGGAACCACCGGTGAGTCTGCCACCATAACCCACCAGGAACAGAAGAAGATGATGGAAATCCTGGTTGATGAAGTGAAGGGTAAGGCAGCCGCAGTGGCCGGAGCAGGTAGCAACTCTTCCAAGGAAGCTCTTGACCTGGTGAAATACGCAGAAGATATCGGTGCAGATTACGCACTGGTAATAACACCTTACTATAACAAACCCCAGCAGCACGGGCTTTATGAACACTACAAAATGTTATCTGAATCTGTGGACATTCCCATGATCGTCTACAATGTTCCTTCCCGTACCGGGACGGATATTGATGTGGAAACCATTGGACAAGTAGCCCAGCTGGATAACATAGTAGCCATTAAAGAGGCCAACCCTGATCTGGACAAGGTTTCCCAGACCATCCACAAACTTAAAAGCCTGGATGTGGATGATTTCCTGATCCTATCTGGAAACGACAACCTCACTTTACCCATGATATCCCAGGGATGTAATGGAGTTATCAGTGTGGTGGGTAATGTTGACCCGGCACGAATGAGTGAAATGGTTAAAAAAGCCATTGAAGGAGACTTCCAGAGGGCCAAAGATCTTCATTACGAGTTGTATGATCTGATGAAGGTTCTGTTTATTGAGTCCAATCCAGTTCCAGCCAAGGAAGCACTCAACATGATGGGTAGACCGGCAGGTCATGTTCGCATGCCACTGGTCCCATTAAGAGAAGAAAGTCAGGAAAAACTCAGGAAGGTACTCCTGGACCTGCAGTTGATCTAA
- a CDS encoding aspartate kinase: protein MGIIVAKFGGTSIGDGKRIKKAARAVVKEYMQGKKVVVVVSAINKTTDNILEIVNKSIGDAITEKQMADIVSMGEITSVRVFSSTIESLGVKSEYIDPHMELWPVITDSNYLNAKIDFAETEIRSREILKLLDQGVIPVICGFLGKDKEGNITTLGRGGSDITAFLMGHCLQAEEVIIVTDVGGVMSTDPNKLQSARKLDKISVEEMRDLATHGAQVLHPHALRYKDPKINAKIIGFEHGDLSAPGTDIMGPSKDKMLRSTTLNNEPISVIAVVGEEILTKVGILAELTKTLQDNNINIYGISTGQNSITLFIDKSMADAAHEILHEVVVKSPDMSSLSLGREIAMISVNSQDFIDTPGIITKITAPLRQNKINIVEISSSQTSVVIFVDWNDGKRAYEMVRRVLE, encoded by the coding sequence ATGGGAATAATAGTGGCCAAGTTTGGAGGAACATCCATCGGAGATGGAAAAAGGATTAAAAAAGCAGCTCGTGCAGTGGTTAAGGAATACATGCAGGGCAAGAAGGTGGTGGTGGTGGTTTCAGCCATCAACAAGACCACCGATAACATCCTGGAAATTGTAAACAAATCTATAGGAGATGCCATAACCGAGAAACAGATGGCAGATATAGTATCCATGGGAGAAATCACCAGTGTAAGGGTGTTTTCATCCACCATTGAATCTTTGGGTGTTAAATCCGAGTATATAGATCCTCATATGGAACTCTGGCCAGTTATAACTGACAGCAACTATTTAAATGCTAAAATTGACTTTGCAGAGACCGAGATCAGATCCAGGGAGATCCTGAAATTACTGGATCAGGGAGTTATACCGGTTATCTGCGGTTTCCTGGGAAAAGACAAAGAAGGCAACATCACCACCCTGGGAAGGGGTGGAAGTGATATAACCGCTTTCCTGATGGGCCACTGCCTCCAGGCAGAAGAGGTGATCATTGTCACCGATGTGGGAGGAGTGATGTCCACGGATCCCAATAAACTACAGTCCGCCAGGAAACTGGACAAGATCAGTGTGGAGGAGATGAGAGATCTGGCAACACACGGAGCTCAGGTACTGCATCCCCATGCACTGCGCTACAAAGACCCCAAAATAAATGCCAAAATCATAGGATTTGAGCACGGTGATCTTTCAGCACCTGGAACAGATATAATGGGTCCCTCAAAGGATAAAATGTTAAGATCAACCACTCTCAACAATGAACCCATTTCAGTCATTGCAGTGGTTGGTGAAGAGATCCTGACCAAAGTAGGGATCCTGGCTGAACTCACCAAAACCCTGCAGGATAATAATATTAATATTTACGGTATTTCTACCGGTCAAAACTCAATAACCCTTTTCATTGATAAATCAATGGCTGATGCTGCCCATGAAATCCTTCATGAGGTGGTGGTGAAGAGTCCGGATATGAGTTCCCTGTCACTGGGTCGTGAGATCGCCATGATCAGCGTCAACAGCCAGGACTTCATTGACACACCGGGTATTATTACCAAAATCACCGCACCGTTACGTCAGAATAAAATAAACATAGTGGAAATCTCATCAAGTCAGACATCAGTGGTTATATTTGTAGACTGGAATGATGGTAAGAGAGCTTATGAAATGGTAAGGAGAGTCTTGGAATGA
- a CDS encoding 30S ribosomal protein S17e: MGNIRTSFVKRTAKELIETYPGKFTTDFDENKKLVQEFSTVSTKHLRNKIAGYVTRLVKNNYF, encoded by the coding sequence ATGGGTAACATTAGAACATCATTTGTTAAAAGAACAGCCAAAGAGCTGATTGAAACTTATCCCGGTAAATTCACCACAGATTTCGATGAAAATAAGAAGTTAGTGCAGGAATTCTCCACTGTAAGCACCAAACATCTGCGAAACAAAATCGCAGGTTACGTGACTCGATTAGTTAAGAATAATTACTTCTAG
- a CDS encoding chorismate mutase has protein sequence MDRAEALQLLESSRKKIDKLDEEIIKLIKQRTSLATDIYQAKIVLGMEIHDPEREEFIHHKIREIAKEQEIDKDSLTQITMILTDLSKKEQQKIQGGKKHG, from the coding sequence ATGGATAGGGCAGAAGCGTTACAACTCTTGGAAAGTTCTCGGAAAAAGATCGACAAACTGGATGAGGAAATAATAAAACTCATTAAACAGAGAACTTCACTGGCAACTGATATTTATCAGGCCAAAATAGTTCTGGGAATGGAAATTCATGACCCGGAAAGGGAAGAATTTATCCATCATAAGATCAGAGAAATAGCTAAAGAGCAGGAAATAGATAAAGACAGTCTCACCCAGATCACTATGATACTGACGGATTTGAGCAAAAAAGAACAACAGAAAATTCAAGGAGGTAAAAAGCATGGGTAA
- a CDS encoding shikimate kinase produces the protein MKAIVRSPGSATVINAISTGCGSAFGIKLYVTAEASLNSSKRTFKVDRDVDTTLMEICVNNVLEKFNVNTGIHIKTSSTLPMASGLSSSSATSNAVVLATYQALVNDGVVPQDSLNDLDVLNLAIDASLEAGVTITGAFDDASASFMGGLTITHNSRREIFHHGNMEEQNILIYMPNRKSPTAQSDVGRMKLLAPWVKLAFQEALKGNIYEALTLNGMLYSAALGFDAGIALDALNSGALAAGLSGTGPSFVAIVPEENIDPVQEVWSSYPGNVILTQVDNVGTKVVDHG, from the coding sequence TTGAAAGCAATTGTCCGATCCCCCGGGTCAGCCACGGTAATTAATGCCATATCTACCGGTTGTGGATCTGCATTTGGTATAAAGCTTTATGTAACGGCAGAAGCCAGTTTAAATTCATCAAAAAGAACATTCAAAGTAGATAGAGATGTTGACACCACACTCATGGAGATATGTGTAAATAATGTGCTGGAAAAATTTAATGTAAATACAGGGATCCATATTAAGACCAGTTCCACTTTACCAATGGCTTCTGGACTTTCCAGTAGCAGTGCAACCTCCAATGCAGTGGTACTGGCCACATACCAGGCTCTGGTGAATGATGGAGTGGTTCCTCAAGATAGCTTAAACGATTTAGATGTACTTAACCTGGCAATTGATGCTTCCCTGGAGGCTGGTGTTACCATCACCGGTGCATTTGATGATGCCAGTGCTTCTTTCATGGGGGGTCTTACCATCACCCACAATTCACGGAGGGAGATCTTCCACCATGGCAACATGGAGGAGCAAAATATATTAATATATATGCCCAATAGAAAGTCACCTACTGCCCAATCTGATGTAGGTAGAATGAAACTCCTGGCACCCTGGGTAAAACTCGCATTCCAGGAAGCACTGAAAGGGAATATTTACGAAGCCCTAACCTTAAATGGAATGTTATATAGTGCTGCTTTAGGTTTTGATGCGGGAATTGCTCTGGATGCATTAAATTCTGGTGCACTGGCCGCTGGTCTTTCAGGAACTGGTCCTTCATTTGTGGCCATTGTTCCCGAGGAAAATATAGACCCGGTTCAGGAGGTATGGAGTTCATATCCTGGAAACGTCATTTTAACTCAGGTTGATAATGTGGGAACCAAGGTGGTTGACCATGGATAG
- a CDS encoding MJ0307 family thioredoxin: MVLKNEVKNMVVKVEVFTSPSCPYCPMAIEVVNEVEKDMPGTLEVEKIDIMVDRDKAVEYGLMAVPAIALNGVVRFVGAPSKEELVKAIEEEKTGK, from the coding sequence ATAGTTTTAAAAAATGAGGTGAAAAATATGGTTGTTAAAGTAGAAGTATTCACATCTCCTTCATGTCCCTACTGTCCCATGGCTATTGAAGTTGTAAACGAAGTTGAAAAAGACATGCCAGGTACTCTGGAAGTTGAAAAAATTGACATCATGGTTGACCGGGATAAAGCAGTTGAATACGGCCTCATGGCAGTACCAGCCATTGCCTTAAATGGAGTAGTACGTTTTGTAGGTGCTCCAAGTAAAGAAGAACTGGTAAAAGCCATAGAAGAAGAAAAAACCGGTAAATAA
- the cbiD gene encoding cobalt-precorrin-5B (C(1))-methyltransferase CbiD: protein MEKNHSLQKYQNTPELNSKHGRGNQSSPPSVSFPVDSESYGITTGSAATAAALAALLSIKGKVSQVNIKTPMGCLDISVKSSQKIDDYSGRASVVKMPYHDPDVTINLEVQAEVHLQDKPDITIIGGEGVGRITKPGLQLPVGEVAINPVPREMIRSNLEDALPSCKGAIVKIIIPDGREIAHRTMNPRLGIVDGISVLGTTGIARSMNSESFEKSKKCQLDVALAEGYQQLVFVPGNIGEKLALKLLDVEYDQIIQMGNLVGYMLDEARKSNISSLILLGHAGKLVKIAGGIFQTEHRLADGRREIITTHTGLAGGDRKTMEEVYRSNTTEDMMGILEREGLLVKVFNSIAISIQERCQERFDITPEVLILKMDGTLLNSNHQVELKTS, encoded by the coding sequence ATGGAAAAAAATCATTCCCTTCAAAAATACCAGAATACTCCTGAACTTAATTCTAAACATGGTAGGGGGAATCAGTCATCTCCCCCATCTGTTTCTTTTCCAGTTGACAGTGAAAGTTATGGAATCACCACTGGAAGTGCAGCCACTGCCGCAGCCTTAGCCGCACTCTTATCCATAAAAGGAAAGGTTTCCCAGGTTAATATCAAAACACCAATGGGTTGTCTGGATATTTCGGTTAAATCTTCTCAAAAAATTGATGACTATTCTGGAAGGGCTTCAGTGGTGAAAATGCCCTACCATGACCCGGATGTCACCATCAACCTGGAAGTTCAGGCAGAAGTCCATCTTCAAGATAAACCCGATATTACCATCATTGGTGGAGAGGGAGTAGGTAGGATAACCAAACCAGGATTACAGCTACCAGTGGGAGAAGTAGCCATAAACCCGGTTCCCAGAGAGATGATCAGGTCCAATCTGGAGGATGCACTGCCATCATGTAAAGGTGCCATAGTTAAAATTATCATACCTGATGGTCGAGAGATTGCCCATAGGACTATGAATCCACGTCTGGGTATTGTGGATGGCATATCCGTACTTGGAACCACTGGTATTGCCCGTTCCATGAATTCGGAGAGTTTCGAGAAGTCCAAAAAATGCCAGCTGGATGTGGCACTGGCTGAAGGATACCAGCAACTGGTTTTCGTACCAGGTAATATTGGGGAAAAACTTGCCCTGAAGTTGCTGGACGTAGAATATGACCAGATCATCCAGATGGGTAACCTGGTGGGTTACATGTTAGATGAGGCCAGGAAAAGTAATATATCCAGTTTGATTCTTTTAGGACATGCAGGTAAACTGGTTAAAATAGCCGGTGGCATCTTTCAAACGGAACATCGCCTGGCAGATGGACGTCGTGAGATCATCACTACCCACACCGGACTTGCAGGTGGAGATAGGAAGACTATGGAAGAAGTTTACAGATCAAACACCACCGAGGATATGATGGGCATCCTGGAAAGAGAAGGACTGCTTGTGAAAGTTTTCAACTCAATTGCCATCTCCATTCAAGAGCGCTGCCAGGAAAGATTTGATATAACACCAGAAGTACTTATTCTGAAAATGGATGGCACTTTACTCAACAGTAACCACCAGGTTGAACTAAAAACTTCTTAA
- a CDS encoding glycosyltransferase gives MRVCLLGQYPPHIGGVSSHTYLLSRELVKRGDEVYVLTYPHPDVKDIGGVKVETAFAPNIKGLRGLFFFISSFFKLISMVRRFNIELIHAHFLLPPGLIGVCVGSLLGKKTAVTAHGSDLMIQAKNPVLRSMIKFVLKKADYVLVVNQTLKDKVLELGINQEKVYITPNAVDVEKFNPKKKELPSDIKISHEKPVILFVGNLVYQKGVKYLLEAKKLMKTDAELVIVGDGPLRPELELKVPDEKIQDVVFTGARRDVDNIMPSGTVFVLPSISEGFPITILEAMASGLPVVATNVGGISEVMNEQVGIMVNPSSPTELASALDKILENKALRNGMGVAAREQALGYSKVQIPY, from the coding sequence ATGCGTGTGTGCTTACTAGGACAATACCCACCCCATATTGGAGGTGTTTCATCCCATACTTATCTCCTCTCCAGGGAACTTGTAAAAAGAGGGGATGAAGTTTACGTGTTAACTTATCCTCACCCAGATGTTAAAGATATTGGTGGGGTGAAGGTGGAAACTGCCTTCGCACCTAATATCAAGGGATTAAGGGGTTTATTTTTCTTCATATCTTCATTTTTCAAACTTATCAGCATGGTACGCCGTTTCAATATCGAATTAATCCACGCTCACTTCCTTCTACCACCTGGACTTATAGGAGTATGTGTGGGGTCACTTCTTGGGAAAAAAACGGCAGTGACTGCTCATGGCTCTGACCTTATGATACAGGCTAAAAATCCAGTCCTCAGGAGTATGATTAAGTTTGTTCTAAAAAAAGCAGATTACGTGTTGGTGGTGAACCAGACACTTAAGGATAAAGTGCTAGAGTTGGGCATAAATCAGGAGAAGGTTTATATAACTCCCAATGCCGTGGATGTGGAAAAATTCAACCCCAAAAAGAAGGAACTACCATCCGACATAAAGATAAGTCATGAAAAGCCTGTAATATTATTTGTAGGTAACCTGGTATATCAGAAGGGGGTTAAATATCTTCTGGAAGCTAAGAAGTTAATGAAAACTGATGCAGAACTGGTGATTGTGGGTGATGGTCCACTACGCCCTGAACTGGAGCTGAAAGTACCTGATGAAAAGATCCAGGATGTAGTTTTCACAGGTGCCCGTAGGGATGTGGATAATATTATGCCATCAGGTACTGTTTTTGTTCTACCCAGCATATCCGAAGGATTCCCCATCACAATCTTGGAAGCAATGGCCAGTGGCCTGCCAGTAGTAGCCACCAATGTGGGTGGAATCAGTGAAGTGATGAATGAACAGGTGGGCATAATGGTTAACCCATCCAGCCCCACTGAACTGGCCAGTGCACTGGATAAAATACTGGAAAATAAAGCATTAAGGAATGGTATGGGTGTTGCGGCCAGGGAACAGGCCCTGGGATACAGTAAAGTTCAGATACCTTACTAA
- the moaC gene encoding cyclic pyranopterin monophosphate synthase MoaC, which yields MDEKEFTHLTQSGVHMVEVGDKPVIKRTALARGKIKLTPETIHLIEKGEVKKGNVLTTAQIAAIQAVKSTSQMIPLCHPIPIGGVEVEFCVNHDSIEITVNVSSTGKTGVEMEAITGVSVGLLTIWDMVKSVEKDENGQYPSTRITDIEVIKKEKIKIKLEEI from the coding sequence ATGGATGAAAAAGAATTCACACATCTTACCCAGAGTGGGGTGCACATGGTGGAAGTGGGAGATAAACCAGTTATCAAACGAACCGCACTTGCCAGGGGAAAAATAAAGTTAACCCCTGAAACTATCCACCTCATTGAAAAAGGGGAGGTTAAAAAGGGTAACGTGCTCACCACTGCCCAGATAGCAGCCATCCAGGCAGTTAAATCCACTTCCCAGATGATACCCCTATGCCATCCCATACCCATTGGTGGTGTGGAAGTGGAATTTTGTGTGAATCATGATTCTATTGAGATTACAGTGAATGTGAGCAGCACCGGGAAAACCGGAGTGGAGATGGAAGCCATCACCGGAGTTAGTGTGGGTCTTTTGACCATATGGGACATGGTTAAAAGTGTGGAAAAGGATGAAAATGGACAGTACCCTTCCACTCGCATCACTGACATTGAAGTAATTAAAAAGGAAAAAATTAAAATTAAACTAGAGGAAATATGA
- a CDS encoding DEAD/DEAH box helicase encodes MSLESVDPTIRKIVHDSYPQIEELNPAQKAVVDAGLLDEKENYIIAIPTASGKTLLGVLAALRTILDGGKVVYAVPLLSIQNEKVKEFKKFEEHGIKVGKHPSSSDLAVMVFESYDALTRFNWNTLSEVDLLIVDEFHMIGEYSRGPTIECAITRSRLLNPGMRLIALSATLQNMEELSTWLGARVVEHDYRPVPLFKEVLNTEEYGTKNKNDVILRILKDSMDESSQALVFVSTRRFTESLANYLAGKIKKSLPADKRKDFKKVAEKILDVPRRRGSLPTEVCLKLAECAEKGMAFHHAGLFDRQKEIIEEEFRAGNLLMITATPSLMYGVNLPSKNVVIRDYTRWTSQGPQPIPVFDYLQMSGRAGRPGYDKEGYSYLIGKTLSEAEQLQYQYIYGEIEATNSKLLENRDAVYRQIISQVAAGMARNLEELMEFFQNTFSGFQMSHSQFTSLFASDTIQFQIKEALEFLTEHGMIQAVPDGLRATAFGMLVAKSNYAVQTAVRLKEFARSGGEVDMSRLVYEICRTPDLIPISFKGRKSRDPVRDRLNRSGLFVVDVGNDEATTATLMEWMDERSEYEIENAFNVYAASTRRAAYEASQLVKFHREICQVLGIYTGLDAMDILTARLYYGVKEELLPLVVGIKRLGRRRARALVDAFGTDLRYVSREELLRIEGIGPKTAENILKKYHAHD; translated from the coding sequence ATGAGTCTTGAATCCGTGGATCCAACCATCAGAAAGATAGTGCATGATTCTTATCCCCAGATTGAGGAGCTTAACCCTGCCCAGAAAGCAGTGGTGGATGCCGGGCTGTTGGATGAGAAAGAAAATTACATCATCGCTATTCCCACTGCCAGTGGTAAAACTCTCCTGGGTGTTCTGGCAGCCCTGCGCACCATACTCGATGGAGGTAAAGTGGTTTATGCAGTGCCACTTTTGTCCATTCAGAATGAAAAGGTTAAGGAATTTAAAAAATTTGAAGAACACGGTATCAAAGTGGGTAAACACCCCTCCTCATCAGACCTGGCAGTGATGGTATTTGAATCCTACGATGCCCTGACCCGTTTCAACTGGAACACCCTCTCCGAGGTGGATCTTCTCATAGTTGACGAGTTTCACATGATCGGGGAGTACAGCAGGGGCCCCACCATAGAATGTGCCATAACCCGTTCCCGCCTCCTAAACCCCGGGATGAGGTTAATTGCCCTGTCTGCTACCCTCCAGAATATGGAGGAGCTTTCCACCTGGTTAGGTGCCAGGGTGGTGGAACACGACTACCGACCAGTACCACTTTTTAAGGAAGTTCTCAACACCGAGGAGTACGGTACCAAGAACAAAAACGATGTTATTCTTCGCATTCTTAAGGATTCCATGGATGAATCCAGTCAGGCTCTGGTCTTTGTTTCCACACGCCGTTTCACTGAATCACTGGCCAATTACCTGGCGGGTAAGATCAAAAAGAGTCTACCTGCAGATAAAAGGAAGGATTTCAAGAAGGTGGCTGAGAAGATACTGGATGTTCCCCGCAGGAGGGGATCACTACCCACAGAGGTGTGCCTGAAACTGGCAGAATGTGCTGAAAAAGGGATGGCATTCCACCATGCAGGACTTTTCGACCGGCAAAAGGAGATCATTGAGGAGGAATTCCGTGCCGGGAACCTTCTGATGATCACCGCCACCCCCAGTCTGATGTACGGGGTGAACCTCCCCTCTAAAAATGTTGTAATCCGTGATTACACCCGCTGGACCAGCCAGGGACCCCAACCCATACCAGTTTTTGATTACCTACAGATGTCTGGCCGTGCCGGGCGTCCAGGATATGATAAAGAGGGTTATTCTTACCTGATTGGTAAGACCTTATCAGAAGCTGAGCAACTCCAGTACCAGTACATCTACGGGGAAATTGAAGCCACCAACTCCAAGCTACTGGAAAACAGGGATGCAGTTTACCGTCAGATCATATCCCAGGTAGCAGCAGGGATGGCTCGAAACCTGGAGGAACTTATGGAATTTTTCCAGAACACGTTTTCCGGTTTCCAGATGAGTCACTCGCAATTCACATCCTTATTCGCCTCAGACACTATCCAGTTTCAGATTAAGGAGGCACTGGAGTTTCTCACAGAACACGGGATGATCCAGGCAGTCCCGGATGGTCTGCGGGCCACTGCATTTGGTATGTTAGTTGCCAAGAGCAACTACGCAGTGCAGACTGCGGTGCGTCTTAAGGAATTCGCCCGTTCTGGTGGGGAAGTTGACATGTCCCGCCTGGTATACGAGATATGCCGCACCCCTGATCTGATCCCCATCTCATTTAAGGGCCGCAAAAGCCGGGACCCTGTCCGGGACCGGTTGAACAGGTCAGGTCTGTTTGTGGTGGATGTGGGTAATGATGAAGCTACTACTGCCACCCTCATGGAGTGGATGGATGAACGGAGCGAGTATGAGATTGAAAATGCCTTCAATGTCTACGCTGCATCCACCAGACGAGCAGCCTACGAGGCATCCCAGCTGGTGAAATTCCACCGGGAGATATGCCAGGTTCTGGGTATTTACACTGGACTGGATGCCATGGATATCCTTACTGCCAGACTTTACTACGGTGTGAAAGAGGAGTTACTTCCACTGGTGGTGGGGATCAAACGCCTGGGCCGCAGACGTGCCAGGGCTCTGGTAGATGCCTTTGGAACAGACCTTCGCTATGTGTCCCGTGAAGAACTACTTCGAATTGAAGGAATAGGACCTAAAACAGCTGAAAATATACTTAAAAAGTATCATGCACATGATTAG
- a CDS encoding DUF2115 domain-containing protein has product MIIKELDFSQKISKNDLLEALKGEANQVHINDFIKTCSFLKKNMEHVHPHYQEEYIKMYTEGYLKGYIDVKKDITSYSGLVDVAELAEAIHLLQKQEKLMEAEYGKNRSFKPYMIMSLYTTFILEEPVHPVDTPFPGGLKVRKDQDIYYCPVKENNEDNPLAVCGFCIALQEPSM; this is encoded by the coding sequence ATGATCATCAAAGAACTGGACTTCTCCCAGAAGATATCAAAAAATGATCTCTTGGAGGCGCTTAAGGGTGAAGCAAACCAGGTGCACATAAATGACTTCATCAAAACTTGTAGCTTCCTCAAGAAGAATATGGAACATGTCCATCCACATTATCAGGAAGAATACATTAAAATGTACACCGAAGGTTATTTAAAGGGCTACATTGATGTTAAAAAAGATATAACTTCCTATTCAGGACTGGTTGATGTTGCTGAATTGGCAGAAGCCATACATCTGCTGCAAAAACAGGAAAAACTAATGGAAGCAGAGTATGGTAAAAATCGATCATTCAAGCCTTACATGATCATGTCCCTTTACACCACTTTCATACTGGAAGAACCAGTCCACCCAGTGGATACACCATTCCCCGGGGGTTTGAAGGTGCGTAAAGACCAGGATATTTATTATTGCCCAGTCAAAGAAAATAATGAAGACAATCCCCTGGCGGTATGTGGTTTCTGCATTGCCCTACAGGAACCAAGTATGTAA
- a CDS encoding DUF2115 domain-containing protein, which produces MANKLSEMDFNQEISKDYLFKVLKNEARSIHIQDIMRGSNFLKEDVKFMPPQERDDIISRFTKALFVRIKNIKDDRSNYSGYVDSYKLQNFLKIQNENIKNSQSLDEKCFYIIARVVSTYTAFVKEEPIHPLGTRFPGGFTLRLVEGVYLCPVKDKQQDTPSALCRFCVSVQDKSVDEKHNP; this is translated from the coding sequence ATGGCCAATAAACTTAGTGAAATGGATTTCAACCAGGAAATAAGTAAAGATTATCTTTTTAAAGTTTTAAAAAACGAAGCACGTTCCATCCATATTCAAGATATTATGAGGGGATCCAATTTCCTTAAAGAGGATGTGAAGTTCATGCCTCCTCAGGAAAGGGATGATATCATATCCAGATTCACCAAGGCATTATTTGTCCGTATTAAAAATATAAAGGACGACCGTTCTAATTATTCCGGTTACGTTGATTCTTATAAGCTTCAAAATTTCTTGAAGATTCAGAATGAGAATATCAAAAATTCCCAGAGTCTTGATGAAAAATGTTTCTATATTATCGCCCGGGTGGTCAGCACCTACACTGCCTTTGTAAAAGAAGAACCCATCCATCCACTGGGCACCCGTTTCCCAGGTGGTTTCACCCTGCGACTGGTTGAGGGTGTTTACCTGTGTCCAGTGAAGGATAAACAGCAGGATACTCCCAGTGCACTGTGCCGATTCTGCGTTTCAGTGCAGGATAAGAGTGTAGATGAAAAACATAACCCCTAA